Proteins from one Cicer arietinum cultivar CDC Frontier isolate Library 1 chromosome 3, Cicar.CDCFrontier_v2.0, whole genome shotgun sequence genomic window:
- the LOC101491526 gene encoding rhodanese-like domain-containing protein 4A, chloroplastic, whose product MDSLSLLLSYPLFNPKTQKLFTTKPHSSTIPSFPKPYFPPTLQTHSPTPLQNLFYKSPFSLPIIHLFTPFPSLAIETSSSTLSDAGKINLESILVSIDDFFNRYPFFVAGCSFIYLVGIPLTQEYFRKYKFVSAIDAFRKLRDDPDSQLLDIRDRKNVKFLGSPNLNMLKKEVVLVEFNEGNEDGFVKNVLERFEDASNTVVCVLDSFDGNSMKVAELLFKNGFKEAYAIKGGVRGQQGWMAIQDTLLPPSVHINRRKKTKAAEKLSTNGNGAIQQNDRNNESVLSLDIPAVGNQETDNGHVKRSVESNPEMKIGSVVSHSPYPNYPDLKPPSSPTPSKPQ is encoded by the exons ATGGATTCCCTGTCTCTTCTTCTCTCTTATCCACTCTTCAACCCCAAAACCCAAAAACTCTTCACTACCAAACCCCACTCTTCAACAATTCCATCTTTTCCTAAACCCTATTTCCCTCCCACCCTTCAAACCCATTCTCCTACCCCACTTCAAAACCTCTTCTATAAATCTCCCTTTTCACTTCCCATTATCCACCTCTTCACTCCATTTCCATCTCTTGCTATTGAAACCTCATCATCTACTTTATCAGATGCAGGaaaaatcaatttggaatcAATTCTCGTCTCCATTGATGATTTCTTCAACCGATATCCATTTTTCGTTGCTGGTTGTAGCTTCATTTATCTTGTTGGTATCCCTCTTACACAAGAGTATTTCAGGAAGTATAAATTTGTTTCGGCGATTGATGCGTTCAGGAAGCTTCGTGATGATCCTGATTCGCAGTTGTTGGATATAAGGGATAGGAAGAATGTGAAGTTTTTGGGGTCTCCTAATTTGAATATGTTGAAGAAGGAAGTGGTGTTGGTTGAGTTTAATGAGGGTAATGAAGATGGGTTTGTGAAGAATGTGTTGGAGAGATTCGAGGATGCTTCGAACACTGTTGTATGTGTTTTGGACAG TTTCGACGGTAATTCCATGAAAGTTGCCGAGTTATTATTCAAGAATGGTTTCAAAGAAGCCTACGCAATCAAAGGTGGAGTTAGAGGCCAGCAAGGGTGGATG GCTATACAGGATACCCTTTTGCCGCCTTCTGTGCATATAAACCGAAGGAAAAAGACTAAAGCAGCAGAAAAGCTCAGTACAAATGGAAATGGAGCCATTCAGCAAAATGATCGTAATAATGAGAGCGTGTTATCCTTAGATATCCCTGCAGTTGGAAATCAAGAGACAGATAATGGTCACGTGAAAAGGTCTGTAGAGTCCAATCCGGAAATGAAAATCGGTTCAGTAGTTTCCCATTCTCCCTATCCCAAT TATCCAGATTTAAAGCCGCCGTCATCTCCAACTCCATCAAAGCCACAATAA